One window of Athalia rosae chromosome 2, iyAthRosa1.1, whole genome shotgun sequence genomic DNA carries:
- the LOC105684880 gene encoding uncharacterized protein LOC105684880 isoform X1, whose product MAQQQQQHQHEFLPLCDVLFNIISLASYFCDVVFDLAMGYALAHHPAAPSCFFPLSLTFVITSLVVSQVISVRWYLWGARGRLRTSDTPSVDSGGIQKKDGCIMGCVLMLHSMQVGVLWRYFKLFIPVDLTYVKHEVRELCVLRLIHAFCEAAPMLLLQLYLLSTGITRENETKVENETETGGKLAELTAVSAGMSLWSVCWAVASFSKGAARLRNLERLVLTWLGVLAQLAWRLGTVSARVGALVAYASLYGGQWLLVVLALHWLSMLTWLLLTPDGLFHGGERLPLSRKAFLATLLAFVYVFAYVNLHETNHRQKMVIFYTVMFLENSLLVGVWAAGVHRTSLHPHPITLALTLLALFFGGLFFMALYYRFFHVRRLRYEAGGRMNRMNGVPTLCKQDASEAKHMSYIEEKKNGVEIGMRRMKLSNGGIPGVFNCRFANPNVANLNRKKKKPTTFVPPPPPPPQPSSLISNTIGEARPRLNGSGGSRQLIPFWKKPLNTATTQNHSHQDGPQNEKHETDATVGSGSSLSVNLIREKLQEKKQQQLRELRAIQEEIRSGKLVPPPSASASACSSSPLAANQQPPPNAKLHSSPRSLSPQPPPDINEGATLSSWPPVKMHCLSPPPPSSSIYHPSNLWKVPQRERADTPEILLAPRCLPYHYPHWTPPGHLSLRLCSTQNNEEEETSKEDGEGVVEGEGDSDIEGSQVSLPRSYTLPREFKYNNSTIIVKDRVERDQENDKGNNRLPQSRFYLPTTNSSDDGDVDSADNEEETDSELRVHGNHKHTHNNNRQRRYTSDRSDAVEPPTPIPATTINIANCYLNNTYGAPRLNQLIRAKVKHETKL is encoded by the exons ATGgcccagcagcagcaacagcatcaGCACGAGTTTCTGCCACTATGTGACGTCCTGTTTAACATAATATCTTTGGCCTCTTACTTCTGTGACGTGGTGTTCGACTTAGCAATGGGCTATGCCTTGGCCCACCATCCTGCTGCCCCAtcctgtttttttcctctcagtcTTACTTTTGTTATTACCTCCCTTGTGGTCTCTCAG gtcATCAGTGTTCGATGGTACTTATGGGGTGCTCGTGGTCGACTGCGGACTTCTGATACCCCAAGTGTTGATAGTGGTGGCATTCAAAAGAAAGATGGTTGCATAATGGGATGCGTATTGATGCTACATTCTATGCAGGTTGGCGTTCTTTGGCGATACTTCAAGCTCTTCATTCCAGTTGACCTAACATATGTGAAGCATGAG GTACGGGAACTCTGTGTACTACGACTCATCCATGCCTTCTGCGAGGCAGCTCCCATGCTATTACTACAATTATACTTACTATCAACCGGTATTACTAGAGAAAATGAGACGAAAgtagaaaatgaaacagaaacTGGTGGAAAATTAGCTGAATTAACAGCAGTGTCAGCTGGGATGTCATTGTGGAGTGTTTGTTGGGCAGTTGCTAGTTTCAGCAAAGGTGCTGCCCGCCTACGTAACCTAGAGAGACTCGTTCTTACATGGCTTGGAGTCTTGGCACAACTTGCCTGGAGGCTTGGAACAGTTAGTGCTCGCGTTGGAGCACTTGTTGCATATGCCTCACTTTACGGAGGTCAATGGCTTCTAGTTGTTTTAGCTCTCCACTGGCTTTCAATGCTCACTTGGCTCTTGCTTACTCCAGATGGTTTATTCCATGGTGGCGAGCGTCTACCTCTCTCACGTAAGGCTTTCCTTGCTACTCTACTGGCATTTGTTTACGTCTTCGCATACGTCAATCTGCACGAAACCAATCATCGACAAAAAATG gtaatATTTTATACGGTCATGtttttggaaaacagtttactgGTGGGGGTGTGGGCGGCTGGTGTTCACCGGACCAGTCTCCATCCCCATCCTATTACTCTTGCCCTCACCCTGCTTGCACTATTTTTCGGTGGCTTATTCTTCATGGCACTTTACTACAG ATTTTTCCACGTGCGAAGACTCAGGTATGAAGCCGGTGGACGCATGAATAGAATGAATGGTGTTCCCACTCTTTGTAAACAG GATGCAAGTGAGGCTAAGCATATGAGttatatcgaagaaaaaaaaaatggtgtcGAAATTGGGATGAGGCGAATGAAACTAAGTAATGGTGGAATTCCTGGAGTATTTAATTGTCGTTTTGCCAATCCTAATGTGGCTAATTTGAAtcgcaagaagaagaaacctACCACTTTTGTGCCTCCACCTCCGCCACCTCCACAACCATCTTCGTTGATTTCAAATACTATCGGTGAAGCACGACCCAGACTGAATGGTAGTGGCGGATCTCGTCAGTTAATTCCTTTTTGGAAAAAGCCGTTAAATACGGCGACAACCCAAAATCACAGCCATCAG GATGGGCCCCAAAACGAAAAGCATGAGACAGATGCTACCGTCGGATCAGGGAGTTCACTGAGCGTGAATCTCATAAGAGAGAAAttgcaggaaaaaaaacagcagcAGCTACGCGAGTTGAGGGCAATACAAGAAGAAATCAGATCAGGAAAGTTGGTGCCACCGCCGTCAGCTTCAGCATCTGCATGTTCATCATCTCCTCTGGCGGCCAATCAGCAACCACCGCCAAATGCCAAGCTACACTCCTCTCCCAGATCACTTTCTCCACAACCTCCCCCAGACATAAATGAAGGTGCAACGTTATCCTCTTGGCCACCTGTCAAAATGCATTGTTTGTCACCTCCTCCGCCATCCTCGTCCATTTACCATCCATCCAATCTTTGGAAAGTTCCTCAACGAGAGAGAGCTGATACACCAGAGATTTTGCTTGCACCACGATGCCTGCCTTATCATTATCCACATTGGACACCACCGGGGCACCTCAGTCTAAG ATTGTGCTCGACCCAAAacaatgaagaagaagagaccTCTAAGGAAGATGGCGAAGGTGTCGTCGAAGGTGAAGGAGACAGTGACATTGAGGGTAGTCAAGTCTCATTGCCCAGAAGTTATACGCTTCCTAGGGAATTCAAGTACAATAATTCAACCATTATTGTCAAGGATCGAGTAGAGAGAGATCAAGAAAATGATAAGGGGAATAATCGATTGCCTCAATCTCGTTTTTATCTTCCTACTACGAACAGTTCCGATGATG GTGATGTGGACAGTGCCGATAACGAAGAAGAAACAGATTCTGAGTTGCGTGTTCATGGAAATCATAAACACACTCACAACAACAATCGACAACGTCGCTATACATCAGACAGAAGCGATGCTGTAGAACCCCCTACTCCTATTCCTGCAACTACCATCAATATTGCGAATTGTTACTTGAACAATACATATGGTGCTCCAAGACTAAATCAACTAATTCGAGCTAAAGTTAAGCATGAGACTAAGTTATAA
- the LOC105684880 gene encoding uncharacterized protein LOC105684880 isoform X2, whose amino-acid sequence MAQQQQQHQHEFLPLCDVLFNIISLASYFCDVVFDLAMGYALAHHPAAPSCFFPLSLTFVITSLVVSQVISVRWYLWGARGRLRTSDTPSVDSGGIQKKDGCIMGCVLMLHSMQVGVLWRYFKLFIPVDLTYVKHEVRELCVLRLIHAFCEAAPMLLLQLYLLSTGITRENETKVENETETGGKLAELTAVSAGMSLWSVCWAVASFSKGAARLRNLERLVLTWLGVLAQLAWRLGTVSARVGALVAYASLYGDGLFHGGERLPLSRKAFLATLLAFVYVFAYVNLHETNHRQKMVIFYTVMFLENSLLVGVWAAGVHRTSLHPHPITLALTLLALFFGGLFFMALYYRFFHVRRLRYEAGGRMNRMNGVPTLCKQDASEAKHMSYIEEKKNGVEIGMRRMKLSNGGIPGVFNCRFANPNVANLNRKKKKPTTFVPPPPPPPQPSSLISNTIGEARPRLNGSGGSRQLIPFWKKPLNTATTQNHSHQDGPQNEKHETDATVGSGSSLSVNLIREKLQEKKQQQLRELRAIQEEIRSGKLVPPPSASASACSSSPLAANQQPPPNAKLHSSPRSLSPQPPPDINEGATLSSWPPVKMHCLSPPPPSSSIYHPSNLWKVPQRERADTPEILLAPRCLPYHYPHWTPPGHLSLRLCSTQNNEEEETSKEDGEGVVEGEGDSDIEGSQVSLPRSYTLPREFKYNNSTIIVKDRVERDQENDKGNNRLPQSRFYLPTTNSSDDGDVDSADNEEETDSELRVHGNHKHTHNNNRQRRYTSDRSDAVEPPTPIPATTINIANCYLNNTYGAPRLNQLIRAKVKHETKL is encoded by the exons ATGgcccagcagcagcaacagcatcaGCACGAGTTTCTGCCACTATGTGACGTCCTGTTTAACATAATATCTTTGGCCTCTTACTTCTGTGACGTGGTGTTCGACTTAGCAATGGGCTATGCCTTGGCCCACCATCCTGCTGCCCCAtcctgtttttttcctctcagtcTTACTTTTGTTATTACCTCCCTTGTGGTCTCTCAG gtcATCAGTGTTCGATGGTACTTATGGGGTGCTCGTGGTCGACTGCGGACTTCTGATACCCCAAGTGTTGATAGTGGTGGCATTCAAAAGAAAGATGGTTGCATAATGGGATGCGTATTGATGCTACATTCTATGCAGGTTGGCGTTCTTTGGCGATACTTCAAGCTCTTCATTCCAGTTGACCTAACATATGTGAAGCATGAG GTACGGGAACTCTGTGTACTACGACTCATCCATGCCTTCTGCGAGGCAGCTCCCATGCTATTACTACAATTATACTTACTATCAACCGGTATTACTAGAGAAAATGAGACGAAAgtagaaaatgaaacagaaacTGGTGGAAAATTAGCTGAATTAACAGCAGTGTCAGCTGGGATGTCATTGTGGAGTGTTTGTTGGGCAGTTGCTAGTTTCAGCAAAGGTGCTGCCCGCCTACGTAACCTAGAGAGACTCGTTCTTACATGGCTTGGAGTCTTGGCACAACTTGCCTGGAGGCTTGGAACAGTTAGTGCTCGCGTTGGAGCACTTGTTGCATATGCCTCACTTTACGGAG ATGGTTTATTCCATGGTGGCGAGCGTCTACCTCTCTCACGTAAGGCTTTCCTTGCTACTCTACTGGCATTTGTTTACGTCTTCGCATACGTCAATCTGCACGAAACCAATCATCGACAAAAAATG gtaatATTTTATACGGTCATGtttttggaaaacagtttactgGTGGGGGTGTGGGCGGCTGGTGTTCACCGGACCAGTCTCCATCCCCATCCTATTACTCTTGCCCTCACCCTGCTTGCACTATTTTTCGGTGGCTTATTCTTCATGGCACTTTACTACAG ATTTTTCCACGTGCGAAGACTCAGGTATGAAGCCGGTGGACGCATGAATAGAATGAATGGTGTTCCCACTCTTTGTAAACAG GATGCAAGTGAGGCTAAGCATATGAGttatatcgaagaaaaaaaaaatggtgtcGAAATTGGGATGAGGCGAATGAAACTAAGTAATGGTGGAATTCCTGGAGTATTTAATTGTCGTTTTGCCAATCCTAATGTGGCTAATTTGAAtcgcaagaagaagaaacctACCACTTTTGTGCCTCCACCTCCGCCACCTCCACAACCATCTTCGTTGATTTCAAATACTATCGGTGAAGCACGACCCAGACTGAATGGTAGTGGCGGATCTCGTCAGTTAATTCCTTTTTGGAAAAAGCCGTTAAATACGGCGACAACCCAAAATCACAGCCATCAG GATGGGCCCCAAAACGAAAAGCATGAGACAGATGCTACCGTCGGATCAGGGAGTTCACTGAGCGTGAATCTCATAAGAGAGAAAttgcaggaaaaaaaacagcagcAGCTACGCGAGTTGAGGGCAATACAAGAAGAAATCAGATCAGGAAAGTTGGTGCCACCGCCGTCAGCTTCAGCATCTGCATGTTCATCATCTCCTCTGGCGGCCAATCAGCAACCACCGCCAAATGCCAAGCTACACTCCTCTCCCAGATCACTTTCTCCACAACCTCCCCCAGACATAAATGAAGGTGCAACGTTATCCTCTTGGCCACCTGTCAAAATGCATTGTTTGTCACCTCCTCCGCCATCCTCGTCCATTTACCATCCATCCAATCTTTGGAAAGTTCCTCAACGAGAGAGAGCTGATACACCAGAGATTTTGCTTGCACCACGATGCCTGCCTTATCATTATCCACATTGGACACCACCGGGGCACCTCAGTCTAAG ATTGTGCTCGACCCAAAacaatgaagaagaagagaccTCTAAGGAAGATGGCGAAGGTGTCGTCGAAGGTGAAGGAGACAGTGACATTGAGGGTAGTCAAGTCTCATTGCCCAGAAGTTATACGCTTCCTAGGGAATTCAAGTACAATAATTCAACCATTATTGTCAAGGATCGAGTAGAGAGAGATCAAGAAAATGATAAGGGGAATAATCGATTGCCTCAATCTCGTTTTTATCTTCCTACTACGAACAGTTCCGATGATG GTGATGTGGACAGTGCCGATAACGAAGAAGAAACAGATTCTGAGTTGCGTGTTCATGGAAATCATAAACACACTCACAACAACAATCGACAACGTCGCTATACATCAGACAGAAGCGATGCTGTAGAACCCCCTACTCCTATTCCTGCAACTACCATCAATATTGCGAATTGTTACTTGAACAATACATATGGTGCTCCAAGACTAAATCAACTAATTCGAGCTAAAGTTAAGCATGAGACTAAGTTATAA
- the LOC105684880 gene encoding uncharacterized protein LOC105684880 isoform X3: MGCVLMLHSMQVGVLWRYFKLFIPVDLTYVKHEVRELCVLRLIHAFCEAAPMLLLQLYLLSTGITRENETKVENETETGGKLAELTAVSAGMSLWSVCWAVASFSKGAARLRNLERLVLTWLGVLAQLAWRLGTVSARVGALVAYASLYGGQWLLVVLALHWLSMLTWLLLTPDGLFHGGERLPLSRKAFLATLLAFVYVFAYVNLHETNHRQKMVIFYTVMFLENSLLVGVWAAGVHRTSLHPHPITLALTLLALFFGGLFFMALYYRFFHVRRLRYEAGGRMNRMNGVPTLCKQDASEAKHMSYIEEKKNGVEIGMRRMKLSNGGIPGVFNCRFANPNVANLNRKKKKPTTFVPPPPPPPQPSSLISNTIGEARPRLNGSGGSRQLIPFWKKPLNTATTQNHSHQDGPQNEKHETDATVGSGSSLSVNLIREKLQEKKQQQLRELRAIQEEIRSGKLVPPPSASASACSSSPLAANQQPPPNAKLHSSPRSLSPQPPPDINEGATLSSWPPVKMHCLSPPPPSSSIYHPSNLWKVPQRERADTPEILLAPRCLPYHYPHWTPPGHLSLRLCSTQNNEEEETSKEDGEGVVEGEGDSDIEGSQVSLPRSYTLPREFKYNNSTIIVKDRVERDQENDKGNNRLPQSRFYLPTTNSSDDGDVDSADNEEETDSELRVHGNHKHTHNNNRQRRYTSDRSDAVEPPTPIPATTINIANCYLNNTYGAPRLNQLIRAKVKHETKL; encoded by the exons ATGGGATGCGTATTGATGCTACATTCTATGCAGGTTGGCGTTCTTTGGCGATACTTCAAGCTCTTCATTCCAGTTGACCTAACATATGTGAAGCATGAG GTACGGGAACTCTGTGTACTACGACTCATCCATGCCTTCTGCGAGGCAGCTCCCATGCTATTACTACAATTATACTTACTATCAACCGGTATTACTAGAGAAAATGAGACGAAAgtagaaaatgaaacagaaacTGGTGGAAAATTAGCTGAATTAACAGCAGTGTCAGCTGGGATGTCATTGTGGAGTGTTTGTTGGGCAGTTGCTAGTTTCAGCAAAGGTGCTGCCCGCCTACGTAACCTAGAGAGACTCGTTCTTACATGGCTTGGAGTCTTGGCACAACTTGCCTGGAGGCTTGGAACAGTTAGTGCTCGCGTTGGAGCACTTGTTGCATATGCCTCACTTTACGGAGGTCAATGGCTTCTAGTTGTTTTAGCTCTCCACTGGCTTTCAATGCTCACTTGGCTCTTGCTTACTCCAGATGGTTTATTCCATGGTGGCGAGCGTCTACCTCTCTCACGTAAGGCTTTCCTTGCTACTCTACTGGCATTTGTTTACGTCTTCGCATACGTCAATCTGCACGAAACCAATCATCGACAAAAAATG gtaatATTTTATACGGTCATGtttttggaaaacagtttactgGTGGGGGTGTGGGCGGCTGGTGTTCACCGGACCAGTCTCCATCCCCATCCTATTACTCTTGCCCTCACCCTGCTTGCACTATTTTTCGGTGGCTTATTCTTCATGGCACTTTACTACAG ATTTTTCCACGTGCGAAGACTCAGGTATGAAGCCGGTGGACGCATGAATAGAATGAATGGTGTTCCCACTCTTTGTAAACAG GATGCAAGTGAGGCTAAGCATATGAGttatatcgaagaaaaaaaaaatggtgtcGAAATTGGGATGAGGCGAATGAAACTAAGTAATGGTGGAATTCCTGGAGTATTTAATTGTCGTTTTGCCAATCCTAATGTGGCTAATTTGAAtcgcaagaagaagaaacctACCACTTTTGTGCCTCCACCTCCGCCACCTCCACAACCATCTTCGTTGATTTCAAATACTATCGGTGAAGCACGACCCAGACTGAATGGTAGTGGCGGATCTCGTCAGTTAATTCCTTTTTGGAAAAAGCCGTTAAATACGGCGACAACCCAAAATCACAGCCATCAG GATGGGCCCCAAAACGAAAAGCATGAGACAGATGCTACCGTCGGATCAGGGAGTTCACTGAGCGTGAATCTCATAAGAGAGAAAttgcaggaaaaaaaacagcagcAGCTACGCGAGTTGAGGGCAATACAAGAAGAAATCAGATCAGGAAAGTTGGTGCCACCGCCGTCAGCTTCAGCATCTGCATGTTCATCATCTCCTCTGGCGGCCAATCAGCAACCACCGCCAAATGCCAAGCTACACTCCTCTCCCAGATCACTTTCTCCACAACCTCCCCCAGACATAAATGAAGGTGCAACGTTATCCTCTTGGCCACCTGTCAAAATGCATTGTTTGTCACCTCCTCCGCCATCCTCGTCCATTTACCATCCATCCAATCTTTGGAAAGTTCCTCAACGAGAGAGAGCTGATACACCAGAGATTTTGCTTGCACCACGATGCCTGCCTTATCATTATCCACATTGGACACCACCGGGGCACCTCAGTCTAAG ATTGTGCTCGACCCAAAacaatgaagaagaagagaccTCTAAGGAAGATGGCGAAGGTGTCGTCGAAGGTGAAGGAGACAGTGACATTGAGGGTAGTCAAGTCTCATTGCCCAGAAGTTATACGCTTCCTAGGGAATTCAAGTACAATAATTCAACCATTATTGTCAAGGATCGAGTAGAGAGAGATCAAGAAAATGATAAGGGGAATAATCGATTGCCTCAATCTCGTTTTTATCTTCCTACTACGAACAGTTCCGATGATG GTGATGTGGACAGTGCCGATAACGAAGAAGAAACAGATTCTGAGTTGCGTGTTCATGGAAATCATAAACACACTCACAACAACAATCGACAACGTCGCTATACATCAGACAGAAGCGATGCTGTAGAACCCCCTACTCCTATTCCTGCAACTACCATCAATATTGCGAATTGTTACTTGAACAATACATATGGTGCTCCAAGACTAAATCAACTAATTCGAGCTAAAGTTAAGCATGAGACTAAGTTATAA